One genomic region from Salinicola endophyticus encodes:
- a CDS encoding efflux transporter outer membrane subunit, whose amino-acid sequence MSLHQGKGRPVPRVLAGGLMLTLMLLAGCANYAGISPQATLTPLSRLSAQQVLGDTPITPAAWPERAWWRGLGDPELDALIDEALADSPDIDAARARLRSANAAIASARASGLPSVDGSAQVSRARVSEVQDPRGQGNFYSTTRKLMLSFDYDLDLWGGKRAAWRAAVGEARAQEIEFHAAALTLSVDVARAYVSLAHAFELRDIDNRQLDRAQRIDAINRELQRAGLDNQLQSLQSQVTVANARQTLEAAEQSIRSQRISLATLLGKGPDRGQSIPRPRDLAPAIAALPSVIPAELIGHRPDVVAARWRVEAASQRIKQAKAKFYPNLDLTAMAGFQSPLGDYFFSEAAKSASVTPAISLPIFEGGRLRANLESSDADYDLAVSRYNATLVEALGEVVDDITTLDSVALQRQRQQQAVASARDAYALADERYQAGLANYLDVLSSEQQLLSAEQSLAQLTTQRLDRSVQLVQALGGGLALDAAVPHAPGGVPQAPDPAVMASMQP is encoded by the coding sequence ATGTCGTTACACCAGGGAAAGGGGCGGCCGGTACCTCGGGTACTGGCCGGCGGGCTGATGCTGACACTCATGCTGCTGGCGGGGTGTGCCAACTATGCCGGCATCTCGCCACAGGCGACGCTGACGCCGCTCAGCCGGCTGAGCGCGCAGCAGGTACTGGGCGACACCCCGATCACGCCCGCAGCGTGGCCCGAGCGGGCGTGGTGGCGCGGGCTCGGCGACCCCGAACTGGATGCGCTGATCGATGAGGCGCTGGCGGATTCGCCGGATATCGATGCGGCACGCGCGCGTTTGCGCTCGGCCAATGCGGCGATTGCCAGTGCCCGGGCCAGCGGCCTGCCGAGTGTGGACGGCTCGGCCCAGGTGTCGCGCGCACGGGTCTCGGAGGTGCAGGACCCGCGCGGTCAGGGCAACTTCTACTCCACCACCCGCAAGCTGATGCTCTCGTTCGACTACGACCTCGACCTATGGGGCGGCAAGCGGGCCGCCTGGCGCGCGGCGGTGGGCGAGGCCCGGGCGCAGGAGATCGAGTTTCATGCCGCGGCGCTGACGCTCTCGGTCGACGTGGCGCGGGCCTATGTCAGTCTGGCCCACGCCTTCGAGCTGCGCGATATCGACAACCGCCAGCTCGACCGCGCCCAGCGGATCGACGCGATCAATCGCGAGCTGCAGCGGGCCGGGCTCGACAACCAGCTGCAGAGCCTGCAGTCCCAGGTCACCGTCGCCAATGCGCGGCAGACGCTGGAGGCCGCCGAGCAGTCGATCCGCAGCCAGCGTATCTCGCTGGCCACGCTCCTGGGCAAGGGGCCGGATCGCGGCCAGTCGATCCCGCGGCCGCGGGATCTGGCGCCGGCGATCGCCGCGCTACCGAGTGTCATCCCCGCTGAGCTGATCGGGCACCGCCCCGACGTGGTGGCGGCGCGCTGGCGGGTGGAGGCCGCCTCCCAGCGCATCAAGCAGGCCAAGGCGAAGTTCTATCCCAATCTCGACCTGACCGCGATGGCCGGCTTTCAGTCGCCGCTGGGGGATTACTTCTTCAGCGAAGCGGCGAAATCGGCCAGCGTGACGCCGGCGATCTCACTACCGATCTTCGAAGGCGGGCGGCTGCGCGCCAACCTGGAGAGCAGCGATGCCGACTACGATCTCGCCGTGTCGCGCTACAACGCGACACTGGTCGAGGCGCTGGGAGAGGTGGTCGACGACATCACCACACTCGACTCGGTGGCTCTCCAGCGCCAACGTCAACAGCAGGCGGTGGCCAGTGCCCGAGATGCCTATGCGCTGGCCGACGAGCGCTACCAGGCGGGGCTGGCCAACTATCTCGATGTGCTCAGCAGCGAACAGCAATTGCTCAGTGCCGAGCAGAGCCTG
- a CDS encoding AI-2E family transporter codes for MSSLSQHKAFILLLTAVSIAFVWLLLPFYGAILWAVILAILFQPMHRRLNARLGQRPNTAAFFSVLACVFIVIIPMSLIFFSLLREGASLYQRLDQGDIDFNAYIAQFRDSLPPSVQGWMGDAGIGSFADLSQRLASALEQGSQLIAKHLLSVGQNTLQFLISSGIMLYLLFFLFRDGRKLGQQIRATAPLSDAYTSRLIEKFTAVVRATVKGNVIIAMVQGAIGGVAFWLLGIEAALLWGVLMAFLSLLPAIGSAIIWVPVAAYLLLSGDYAKGSILVFVGVVVIGLVDNLLRPPLVGKETKLPDYVVLISTVGGMTLLGINGFVLGPLIAALFMVSWSLFRSEKEDEERPLSGGGDITTEARQHQPSHAAPKAQQGHRES; via the coding sequence ATGAGTTCATTGAGCCAGCACAAGGCGTTCATTCTGCTGTTGACGGCGGTCTCCATCGCTTTCGTATGGCTGCTGCTGCCGTTCTATGGCGCGATCCTGTGGGCCGTCATTTTGGCGATCCTGTTCCAGCCGATGCACCGGCGGCTGAACGCGCGGTTGGGGCAGCGGCCCAACACCGCGGCTTTTTTCAGCGTGCTCGCCTGCGTGTTCATCGTCATCATTCCGATGTCGTTGATCTTCTTCTCGCTGTTGCGCGAAGGGGCGAGCCTCTACCAGCGGCTCGACCAGGGCGATATCGATTTCAACGCCTACATCGCGCAGTTCCGCGATTCGCTGCCGCCTTCCGTGCAGGGCTGGATGGGCGATGCCGGCATCGGCAGCTTCGCCGATCTGAGCCAGCGGCTGGCTTCGGCACTCGAGCAGGGCAGCCAGCTGATCGCCAAGCACTTGCTGAGCGTCGGCCAGAACACCCTGCAGTTTCTGATCAGCTCGGGGATCATGCTCTACCTGCTGTTCTTCCTGTTTCGTGACGGCCGCAAGCTGGGCCAGCAGATCCGAGCCACGGCGCCGCTCAGCGATGCCTATACTTCGCGCCTGATCGAGAAATTCACCGCGGTGGTGCGGGCCACGGTCAAGGGCAATGTGATCATCGCCATGGTGCAGGGGGCGATCGGTGGGGTCGCGTTCTGGCTGCTGGGGATCGAGGCGGCGCTGCTGTGGGGCGTGCTGATGGCGTTTCTGTCGCTACTGCCGGCCATTGGCTCGGCGATCATCTGGGTGCCGGTGGCGGCCTATCTGCTGCTCAGCGGCGATTACGCCAAGGGCTCGATCCTGGTCTTCGTCGGCGTGGTGGTGATCGGGCTGGTGGATAATCTGCTGCGGCCGCCGCTGGTGGGCAAGGAGACCAAGCTGCCGGACTATGTGGTGCTGATCTCCACCGTCGGCGGCATGACGCTGCTGGGGATCAACGGCTTCGTGCTGGGGCCGCTGATCGCGGCGCTGTTCATGGTGTCGTGGTCGCTGTTTCGCTCCGAAAAGGAGGACGAGGAGCGGCCGCTCTCCGGTGGCGGTGACATCACCACCGAGGCTCGCCAGCACCAGCCATCGCACGCCGCGCCAAAGGCGCAACAGGGCCATCGGGAGAGCTAG
- a CDS encoding oxidoreductase — protein MAKKIWFVTGASRGFGRIWSEAALKRGDHVVATARKLDDVADLSATYGDAVLPLALDVNDRDAVFAAMKQGHEHFGRIDVVINNAGYGQFGTIEEVAEKEARAQFETNVFGAIWVLQAALPIMREQKSGHLLTVTSIGGLVSLPTVGVYNASKFAMEGINDALVQEVKDFGIKVTMIEPSGYATDWAGPSAHRADSIAAYDGVRDDFVASLSGMKRGDPNATADAILKVVDADEPPLRFMLGSFGLGMVKKSYEQRIAEWEAWYPVSAAAE, from the coding sequence ATGGCAAAGAAAATCTGGTTTGTAACAGGCGCATCGCGCGGCTTCGGCCGTATCTGGAGCGAAGCTGCGCTCAAGCGCGGCGACCATGTCGTTGCAACCGCACGCAAGCTGGACGATGTCGCCGATCTTTCCGCCACTTACGGTGACGCGGTTCTGCCGCTTGCCCTCGACGTCAACGATCGGGACGCTGTATTCGCTGCGATGAAGCAGGGTCACGAGCATTTCGGCCGCATCGACGTCGTCATCAATAATGCCGGTTACGGACAGTTCGGGACCATCGAGGAAGTCGCTGAGAAGGAAGCGCGCGCGCAGTTTGAAACGAACGTCTTCGGCGCCATCTGGGTGCTTCAGGCAGCGCTTCCGATCATGCGGGAACAAAAGAGCGGCCATCTGCTGACCGTCACCAGCATCGGCGGTCTCGTCAGCCTGCCGACGGTGGGCGTGTATAATGCCAGCAAGTTCGCGATGGAGGGAATCAACGATGCCCTGGTGCAGGAAGTGAAGGATTTCGGCATCAAGGTCACGATGATCGAACCGTCGGGCTATGCAACCGACTGGGCCGGTCCATCGGCCCACCGTGCCGACAGCATCGCCGCGTATGACGGCGTTCGCGACGATTTCGTTGCCTCGCTATCCGGCATGAAGCGCGGCGATCCGAATGCGACGGCCGACGCCATTCTGAAGGTGGTCGATGCGGACGAGCCCCCACTGCGGTTCATGCTCGGCAGCTTCGGTCTGGGGATGGTGAAGAAAAGCTATGAGCAGCGCATCGCCGAGTGGGAAGCTTGGTATCCGGTTTCTGCCGCGGCGGAATAA
- a CDS encoding helix-turn-helix domain-containing protein produces MMTQTSETTPPYTGKREAIVEAAAIVFARYGFARTSMADLAQAVGMSRTALYPLFRNKRDVFDAVIRHAIAKTIAAIRQELDQHETLDAKLRFALVDWIVRGYEFVHAMPDARDLFDFSVPAVQEAYTAMEALLADIMAAHVNRPDIDVRLLARIKTATFRSLKEIAVDTDDLRRMIDLEITLIVASLR; encoded by the coding sequence ATGATGACCCAGACCAGCGAAACGACCCCGCCCTATACGGGCAAGCGCGAAGCAATCGTCGAAGCAGCAGCGATCGTCTTCGCACGATACGGATTTGCACGAACGTCGATGGCGGATCTCGCGCAGGCGGTCGGCATGTCGCGCACGGCGCTCTATCCGCTCTTTCGCAACAAGAGAGACGTGTTCGATGCGGTCATCCGCCACGCAATCGCAAAAACGATAGCGGCGATCCGGCAGGAACTCGACCAGCATGAAACCCTGGACGCCAAGCTGCGGTTCGCGTTGGTCGACTGGATCGTCCGCGGGTATGAGTTCGTCCATGCGATGCCGGACGCGCGCGACCTGTTCGATTTCAGCGTACCGGCGGTTCAGGAAGCCTATACCGCCATGGAGGCGCTGCTCGCGGACATCATGGCGGCGCATGTCAACCGGCCCGATATCGACGTTCGGTTGCTGGCCCGTATCAAGACCGCAACCTTTCGATCGCTGAAGGAAATCGCCGTGGACACCGATGATCTGCGCCGGATGATCGATCTTGAGATTACGCTGATTGTCGCATCGCTTCGATGA
- a CDS encoding oxygenase MpaB family protein, protein MSEQDAVSSSEDFVLTEEKMMGNPSRWRRLGVPVAAGQRNHEDGTPDYGLFGPSSVVWKVLLHPATVIYQTPAQFSMQLMYKPVVAGVRDADPLATQVRAGTLTAFDSFNRFQRNSGLHAPMWFGDTRTAETMWAHLHALHDHVKGGIIDVGQPELGEYHADGPRDVMWAALTEMMGMLWTYEHFAWHGDSPPQRLPDHERDQYVAESAAYLRLVGAPEEEIPQTIAEVDALFEKYQELFKKTDTMYIMPESGKDFAVLTQEQIKKNWHPTQQMAVDVLDEFFNKPTNLVIASYPTYLQIWGAGWDEAKRAEEAENLKAALPEIRARQESPDVERRAIDLFWGPDARELIASARALMKGVH, encoded by the coding sequence ATGTCCGAACAAGATGCAGTGAGTTCGTCGGAAGATTTCGTCCTTACGGAAGAAAAGATGATGGGAAATCCGTCCCGATGGCGCAGGCTGGGGGTACCGGTTGCAGCTGGCCAGCGCAACCATGAAGACGGCACGCCGGACTATGGCCTGTTCGGCCCTTCCAGTGTCGTGTGGAAGGTTCTGTTGCATCCCGCCACCGTCATCTACCAGACACCGGCGCAATTCAGTATGCAGCTGATGTACAAGCCGGTGGTCGCCGGTGTCCGCGATGCCGATCCGCTTGCGACCCAGGTTCGCGCCGGGACATTGACCGCGTTCGATTCCTTCAACCGCTTTCAGCGCAATTCGGGTCTTCATGCGCCGATGTGGTTCGGTGATACGCGTACTGCCGAAACCATGTGGGCGCACCTGCATGCGCTTCATGATCATGTAAAAGGCGGCATCATCGATGTCGGGCAACCGGAACTGGGCGAATACCACGCCGATGGCCCCCGTGACGTGATGTGGGCGGCCCTGACCGAGATGATGGGGATGCTGTGGACGTACGAACACTTCGCCTGGCATGGCGATTCCCCCCCGCAGCGGCTTCCGGATCATGAACGCGACCAGTATGTCGCGGAATCGGCGGCATATCTGCGTCTTGTGGGAGCGCCGGAAGAGGAAATCCCTCAGACGATCGCGGAGGTTGATGCCCTTTTTGAAAAATATCAGGAGCTTTTCAAAAAGACGGACACGATGTATATCATGCCTGAATCCGGTAAGGACTTCGCCGTACTCACTCAGGAACAGATCAAGAAAAATTGGCACCCCACCCAGCAGATGGCCGTCGATGTCTTGGACGAGTTCTTCAACAAGCCGACGAATTTGGTCATCGCCTCTTATCCAACTTATCTTCAGATTTGGGGAGCTGGCTGGGACGAAGCGAAAAGGGCGGAAGAGGCAGAGAATTTGAAGGCTGCGCTACCGGAAATCCGGGCCAGGCAGGAATCGCCAGATGTCGAGCGGCGCGCGATCGATCTTTTCTGGGGCCCAGATGCTCGAGAGCTGATTGCGTCAGCGCGCGCACTCATGAAAGGGGTGCATTGA
- a CDS encoding PDR/VanB family oxidoreductase gives MSEMAMSSRNMVLTRIPAKITRRDEIARNVLLIEFSAEYLPPWTPGAHIDVEIPGCGLRSYSLIDGDYQKKYRIAVKILQDPGSASLSIRDRFHVGTDVDIYPAINRFPIKQASHYTFLAAGIGITPILSMLRELDGSDAAWKCHYFVRSPDQMPFIDELRTLADKANAELHVYVSGETGRQSLAELFEREDKLEAVYACGPTGFMNEAGDIVSKRKGVRFYIEDFDDQRTEVAAEHPEPVCEGETAERIRPNAAFEVECRASGHSFTVEPHETILDHVRQILPDYPTSCEEGVCGTCEVAVLGGIPAHRDQWYTDEARADGGRMMICVSRSKTRKIVLAL, from the coding sequence ATGTCTGAAATGGCAATGTCCAGCAGAAACATGGTACTCACCCGTATCCCGGCGAAGATAACGCGACGTGACGAAATTGCCAGGAATGTATTGCTGATCGAGTTCAGTGCCGAATATCTTCCGCCTTGGACGCCCGGCGCGCATATCGACGTGGAGATTCCCGGCTGCGGATTGCGATCCTATTCGCTGATCGATGGCGATTATCAAAAGAAGTACCGGATCGCGGTAAAGATTCTCCAGGATCCGGGATCGGCCTCCTTATCCATTCGCGACCGTTTCCATGTGGGCACCGATGTCGACATCTATCCGGCGATCAACCGATTTCCGATCAAGCAGGCGTCGCACTATACCTTTCTGGCAGCCGGTATCGGGATTACGCCGATCCTCTCGATGCTTCGCGAACTCGATGGCAGCGACGCTGCGTGGAAATGCCATTATTTCGTCCGAAGCCCTGATCAAATGCCCTTTATCGACGAACTTCGGACATTGGCAGACAAGGCAAATGCCGAATTGCACGTATATGTCAGCGGCGAAACCGGCCGCCAGTCGCTTGCCGAGCTTTTCGAGCGTGAAGACAAGCTGGAAGCCGTATATGCGTGCGGTCCCACCGGTTTCATGAACGAGGCCGGGGACATCGTCTCGAAGCGAAAGGGGGTTCGGTTCTACATAGAGGACTTCGACGACCAGAGGACGGAAGTCGCTGCGGAGCATCCTGAACCCGTGTGTGAGGGCGAAACCGCGGAACGGATCCGTCCGAATGCGGCTTTCGAGGTCGAATGTCGCGCTAGCGGGCACAGCTTCACCGTGGAACCGCATGAAACGATCCTCGACCATGTGCGGCAGATCCTCCCCGATTATCCCACTTCCTGCGAAGAGGGCGTGTGCGGAACCTGCGAGGTCGCGGTGCTCGGCGGAATACCGGCGCATCGCGATCAATGGTACACGGACGAAGCGCGCGCAGATGGCGGACGGATGATGATCTGCGTGAGCAGATCAAAAACCAGAAAGATCGTTCTCGCTCTTTGA